The proteins below come from a single Agromyces flavus genomic window:
- a CDS encoding DNA polymerase Y family protein — protein MSAAVRTIVLWCPDWPVLAACREAGLDAAQPVALTESGLVHSCSAAARRDGVARGLKLREAQYRSTALTVLEYDAALDHRAFEPVVRGIEAIVPGVQVLRPGTLAMRARGPSRYYGGEDAAARALLDAVAGLGVVGARVGVADGPFAAEQAARAAVRGGVPVHVVAPGEAAAFLAPLPVALVVDARTTTLLHRLGVRTLGEFAALPDEDVRRRFGAAGAFAHDRSAGREQSRVAPRTPPPDFEVEQHFEPPLDRIDQLAFAFRVRAEEFIERMRAVRLVCTGIRVELDDERGGHSSRSWLHPQWFTPADVVDRVRWQLQGAGTADAGLDSPIVRLRVVPERVDSTGNHEQGLWGGGPDERVHHGLTRVQSMLGHEGVVTAAVGGGRMLADRQVLVPWGDRAPEPAAAEAPWPGSLPALAPASVFRERLPVALVDAGDAAVSVDARGAISSAPASFAVGAGRPAPVRAWAGPWPVVERWWDAGRARRVHRFQVVDHDGCAWLLVRDAEGWWAEARYD, from the coding sequence GTGAGCGCGGCCGTGCGCACCATCGTGCTGTGGTGTCCCGACTGGCCGGTGCTCGCCGCGTGCCGCGAGGCCGGCCTCGACGCGGCCCAGCCGGTCGCGCTGACCGAGTCGGGCCTGGTGCACTCGTGCTCGGCGGCGGCCCGGCGCGATGGCGTGGCGCGCGGGCTGAAGCTCCGCGAGGCGCAGTACCGCTCGACGGCGCTCACGGTGCTCGAGTACGACGCGGCGCTCGACCATCGCGCGTTCGAACCGGTCGTGCGCGGCATCGAGGCGATCGTGCCGGGCGTGCAGGTGCTGCGGCCCGGCACGCTTGCGATGCGGGCGCGCGGCCCGTCCCGGTACTACGGCGGTGAGGATGCCGCGGCGCGGGCGCTGCTCGACGCCGTCGCCGGGCTCGGGGTCGTCGGCGCCCGGGTCGGCGTCGCCGACGGCCCGTTCGCGGCCGAGCAGGCGGCGCGTGCGGCCGTGCGGGGCGGCGTGCCCGTCCACGTGGTGGCACCCGGCGAGGCGGCCGCGTTCCTCGCCCCGTTGCCCGTGGCGCTCGTGGTCGATGCACGTACGACGACGCTGCTGCACCGGCTCGGCGTGCGCACGCTCGGCGAGTTCGCGGCGCTGCCCGACGAGGACGTCCGGCGGCGCTTCGGAGCGGCGGGCGCGTTCGCGCACGACCGCTCGGCCGGCCGCGAGCAGTCGCGCGTGGCGCCCCGCACTCCCCCGCCCGACTTCGAGGTCGAGCAGCACTTCGAGCCGCCGCTCGATCGCATCGACCAGCTCGCGTTCGCGTTCCGCGTGCGCGCCGAGGAGTTCATCGAGCGGATGCGGGCGGTGCGGCTCGTGTGCACCGGCATCCGCGTCGAACTCGACGACGAGCGTGGCGGGCACTCGAGCCGCAGCTGGCTGCACCCGCAGTGGTTCACGCCCGCCGATGTGGTCGACCGCGTGCGCTGGCAGCTGCAGGGCGCCGGCACGGCCGACGCGGGGCTCGACTCCCCCATCGTGCGCCTGCGCGTCGTGCCCGAGCGCGTCGACTCGACCGGCAACCACGAGCAGGGCCTCTGGGGCGGCGGCCCCGACGAGCGCGTGCACCACGGGCTGACCCGCGTGCAGAGCATGCTCGGGCACGAGGGCGTCGTGACCGCGGCGGTCGGCGGCGGGCGCATGCTCGCCGACCGGCAGGTGCTCGTGCCGTGGGGCGACCGCGCCCCCGAGCCTGCCGCGGCCGAGGCGCCATGGCCGGGGAGCCTGCCCGCACTCGCGCCCGCGAGCGTGTTCCGCGAGCGATTGCCGGTGGCGCTCGTCGACGCGGGCGATGCGGCCGTGTCGGTCGACGCACGCGGCGCGATCTCGTCGGCGCCCGCGTCGTTCGCGGTCGGCGCCGGGCGGCCCGCGCCGGTGCGCGCGTGGGCCGGCCCATGGCCGGTCGTCGAGCGCTGGTGGGATGCCGGGCGTGCGCGCCGCGTGCACCGGTTCCAGGTCGTCGACCACGACGGCTGCGCGTGGCTGCTGGTGCGCGATGCCGAGGGCTGGTGGGCCGAGGCGAGGTACGACTGA
- a CDS encoding VIT1/CCC1 transporter family protein translates to MTADQPTATPADRARWKRYLAAERAEGAVYRELAARREGEEREILLALAAAEGRHEAHWLALLGDDDRGIPRADVRTRLLAGLARAFGSIFVLALAQRAEARSPYATDPHATAAMAADERIHGEVVRGLAARGRRRLAGTFRAAVFGANDGLVSNLALVLGIGATGVPAPVVLFTGIAGLLAGALSMGAGEYVSVRSQRELLEASAPDPTAREALGDLDLDANELALVYRARGMAEDDAIEQAALVLARVQAAGRTPAPTDAIGTVEHDDEAVGTGMSAAISSFLFFASGALIPVLPWLLGMSGLAAIVTATVLVSIALLLTGATVGLLSGASPLKRALRQLAIGLGAAAVTYLLGLAFGTTIG, encoded by the coding sequence ATGACCGCCGATCAGCCCACTGCCACGCCGGCCGACCGCGCACGCTGGAAGCGGTACCTGGCCGCCGAGCGCGCTGAAGGCGCGGTGTATCGCGAACTTGCCGCGCGCCGCGAGGGCGAGGAACGCGAGATCCTGCTCGCCCTGGCGGCCGCCGAGGGGCGCCACGAGGCGCATTGGCTCGCCCTGCTCGGCGACGACGACCGCGGTATCCCGCGCGCCGACGTCCGGACCCGGCTGCTGGCTGGACTCGCGCGCGCGTTCGGCTCGATCTTCGTGCTCGCGCTCGCGCAGCGAGCGGAGGCACGATCGCCCTACGCCACCGATCCGCACGCGACCGCGGCGATGGCCGCCGATGAACGCATACACGGCGAGGTGGTGCGCGGGCTCGCCGCCCGCGGCCGTCGGCGGCTCGCCGGGACGTTCCGCGCGGCGGTGTTCGGCGCGAACGACGGGCTGGTGTCGAACCTCGCGCTCGTGCTCGGCATCGGCGCCACCGGGGTTCCCGCGCCGGTCGTGCTCTTCACCGGCATCGCCGGCCTGCTCGCCGGGGCCCTCTCGATGGGCGCGGGCGAGTACGTCTCGGTCCGCTCGCAACGGGAGCTGCTCGAGGCGTCCGCCCCCGACCCGACCGCGCGCGAGGCACTCGGCGACCTCGACCTCGACGCCAACGAGCTCGCACTCGTCTACCGGGCGCGCGGCATGGCCGAGGACGACGCGATCGAGCAGGCGGCACTCGTGCTGGCCCGCGTGCAGGCCGCCGGGCGCACGCCCGCACCGACCGACGCGATCGGCACCGTCGAGCACGACGACGAGGCCGTCGGCACGGGCATGAGCGCGGCGATCTCGAGCTTCCTGTTCTTCGCATCCGGCGCGCTCATCCCGGTGCTTCCGTGGCTGCTCGGGATGTCGGGGCTCGCCGCCATCGTCACCGCGACCGTGCTCGTCAGCATCGCGCTGCTGCTCACGGGCGCGACGGTGGGATTGCTCTCGGGTGCGTCGCCGCTCAAGCGGGCGTTGCGACAGCTCGCGATCGGGCTCGGCGCGGCCGCAGTCACCTACCTGCTGGGCCTCGCGTTCGGCACCACGATCGGCTGA
- a CDS encoding DUF3097 domain-containing protein, with translation MPPSTADRFGPDRYSDDVLAGDWRAAGRRTIPEVAATRDLVVELAADGYCGAVVGVEKQTVTLEDRHGRTRMFPLGLGFLVDGEPVRLVAPAAAAPKGRLRTASGSFATEAGPAKVALPSRIFVEGRHDAELVEKIWGADLRVEGVVVEYLEGVDLLGEVLDEFRPGPGRRVGVLVDHLVPGSKEQRIADAVMRGRHRGHVLVVGHPYIDIWQAVKPARIGRDAWPEIPRGTSWKHGVCATFGWPHAEQADIARAWQRILGQVRGYGDLEPALLGRVEELIDFVTAPSSA, from the coding sequence GTGCCTCCCTCGACCGCTGACCGCTTCGGACCCGATCGCTACAGCGACGACGTGCTCGCCGGCGACTGGCGTGCGGCCGGTCGCCGCACCATCCCCGAGGTTGCAGCGACCCGCGACCTCGTCGTCGAGCTCGCCGCCGACGGCTACTGCGGCGCCGTGGTGGGCGTCGAGAAGCAGACGGTGACGCTCGAGGACCGCCACGGGCGCACGCGCATGTTCCCGCTCGGCCTCGGCTTCCTCGTCGACGGCGAGCCGGTGCGGCTCGTCGCACCCGCCGCGGCCGCACCGAAGGGTCGGCTCCGGACCGCGTCCGGCTCGTTCGCGACCGAGGCCGGACCCGCGAAGGTCGCGCTCCCGAGCCGCATCTTCGTCGAGGGGCGGCACGACGCCGAGCTCGTCGAGAAGATCTGGGGTGCCGACCTGCGCGTCGAAGGCGTCGTGGTCGAGTACCTCGAGGGCGTCGACCTGCTCGGTGAGGTGCTCGACGAGTTCCGTCCCGGGCCCGGACGCCGTGTCGGCGTGCTCGTCGACCACCTCGTTCCCGGCTCGAAGGAGCAGCGGATCGCGGACGCCGTCATGCGGGGTCGCCATCGTGGGCACGTGCTCGTGGTCGGGCACCCGTACATCGACATCTGGCAGGCGGTGAAGCCCGCCAGGATCGGCCGGGACGCCTGGCCCGAGATCCCTCGCGGCACCTCGTGGAAGCACGGCGTGTGCGCGACCTTCGGCTGGCCGCACGCCGAGCAGGCCGACATCGCGCGCGCCTGGCAGCGCATCCTCGGCCAGGTGCGCGGGTACGGCGACCTGGAGCCGGCCCTTCTCGGTCGGGTCGAGGAGCTCATCGACTTCGTGACCGCGCCGAGCAGCGCCTGA
- a CDS encoding error-prone DNA polymerase — protein MGWNNPEIPWSELERRLSDRQRPGGSKVLADGGDSPGWSRKRHPYRPSHDADERPAGPVVPYAELHAHSTFSFLDGASGPERLVEEAHRLGLAGIAITDHDGFYGVVRFAEAAESYPELDTVFGAELSFGLTEPQMGAADPEGEHLLVLAAGEEGYHRLAAAITAGQLAGGEKGRPVYDLEQLAERADGHWVIPTGCRKGAVRRALAGEGGADAAWRELDRLVALFGRDHVVVELTDHGDPLDQVRNDALAELAARARVPVLATNAVHYATPGEHRLASALAAVRARRSLDELDGWLPATDGLHLRSGAEMLARFDRYPGAVAHSVTLARDLSFRLRSARPKLPRQQVPDGHTPMSWLRELVWAGADRRYPGLPDHVRDRLAKELDVIEQKDFPGYFLIVHDLVQEARRRGILCQGRGSAANSAVCYVLDITGVDSIFYELPFERFLSSLRDEEPDIDVDFDSDRREEIIQYVYGKYGRHNAAQVANVISYRPKGAVRDMAKALGYSTGRQDAWSRQVERWGAVVETQDHDIPDAVVELAEQLLTFPRHLGIHSGGMVLTDRPVGEVCPIEHARMEDRTVLQWDKDDCAWMGLVKFDLLGLGMLAALQYTFDLVREHTGEHWELATIPKEEPAVYDMLCRADSIGVFQVESRAQMGTLPRLKPRCFYDLVVEIALIRPGPVQGGAVHPYIRRRTGEEQVSYLHPKLEPVLRRTLGVPLFQEQLMQMAVAVGDCDAADADLLRRAMGSKRGVEKIERLRAKLYDGMARNGIEPDVADSIYEKIEAFANFGFAESHAISFGLLVYASSWLKLHYPAAFLAALLRAQPMGFYSPHTLTADARRHGVELLRPDLARSGVNAGLEPIGAAGSDEPATDAAAEASGIRRPTGMPECARVTQPPVGEFDRDAPDRSGEHRRDGAFAVRLGLADVTSIGEKVAERIVAEREQHGPYRDMADLSRRADLDAAQLEALAAAGAFECFDLQPRQALWLAGEAAQDRADYLPGAVVVVQPPLLPILNDAEQVVYDLWATGISPDDHPIRHVRERLDARGVVRIDLLREAESGRRIEVGGVVTHRQRPATASGITFMNLEDESGTLNVIASVGVWTRYRRIAREAPAMVVRGILERSREGVVNLVADRFEPLTVSTTNRSRDFR, from the coding sequence ATGGGCTGGAACAACCCCGAGATCCCGTGGTCCGAGCTCGAGCGGCGGCTGTCCGACCGGCAGCGGCCCGGTGGCTCGAAGGTCCTGGCCGACGGCGGCGACAGTCCGGGATGGAGCCGCAAGCGGCATCCGTACCGCCCCTCGCACGACGCCGACGAGCGGCCCGCCGGCCCCGTCGTGCCGTACGCCGAGCTGCACGCGCACTCGACGTTCAGCTTCCTCGACGGCGCGTCGGGGCCTGAGCGGCTGGTCGAGGAGGCGCACCGGCTCGGCCTCGCGGGCATCGCGATCACCGACCACGACGGCTTCTACGGCGTCGTGCGCTTCGCCGAGGCCGCCGAGTCGTACCCCGAGCTCGACACCGTGTTCGGCGCCGAGCTGTCGTTCGGGCTCACCGAGCCGCAGATGGGCGCGGCCGACCCCGAGGGCGAGCACCTGCTCGTGCTCGCCGCGGGTGAAGAGGGGTACCACCGGCTCGCCGCCGCGATCACGGCCGGGCAGCTCGCGGGTGGAGAGAAGGGCCGCCCGGTGTACGACCTCGAGCAGCTCGCCGAGCGCGCCGACGGGCACTGGGTGATCCCCACCGGGTGCCGAAAGGGCGCGGTGCGACGCGCACTCGCCGGCGAGGGCGGGGCGGATGCCGCGTGGCGCGAGCTCGACCGGCTCGTCGCCCTGTTCGGACGCGACCACGTGGTCGTCGAGCTCACCGACCACGGCGACCCGCTCGACCAGGTCCGCAACGACGCGCTGGCCGAGCTCGCCGCCCGTGCACGCGTGCCCGTGCTCGCGACGAACGCCGTGCACTACGCCACGCCCGGCGAGCACCGGCTCGCGTCGGCCCTCGCCGCGGTGCGCGCCCGGCGCAGCCTCGACGAGCTCGACGGGTGGCTGCCCGCCACCGACGGGCTGCACCTGCGCTCGGGCGCCGAGATGCTCGCGCGGTTCGACCGCTACCCGGGAGCGGTCGCGCACTCGGTGACGCTCGCGCGCGACCTGTCGTTCCGGCTGCGCAGCGCCCGGCCGAAGCTGCCGAGGCAGCAGGTGCCCGACGGGCACACGCCCATGTCGTGGCTGCGCGAGCTCGTGTGGGCGGGCGCCGACCGCCGCTACCCCGGCCTGCCAGATCACGTGCGCGACCGCCTCGCGAAGGAGCTCGACGTGATCGAGCAGAAGGACTTCCCGGGGTACTTCCTGATCGTGCACGACCTCGTGCAGGAGGCGCGGCGTCGCGGCATCCTGTGCCAGGGTCGCGGCTCGGCGGCGAACTCGGCGGTCTGCTACGTGCTCGACATCACGGGCGTCGACTCGATCTTCTACGAGCTGCCGTTCGAGCGGTTCCTGTCGTCATTGCGCGACGAGGAGCCCGACATCGACGTCGACTTCGACTCCGACCGGCGCGAGGAGATCATCCAGTACGTCTACGGCAAGTACGGCCGGCACAACGCCGCACAGGTCGCGAACGTCATCAGCTACCGGCCGAAGGGCGCGGTGCGCGACATGGCGAAGGCGCTCGGCTACTCGACCGGGCGGCAGGATGCGTGGTCGCGCCAGGTCGAGCGCTGGGGCGCCGTCGTCGAGACGCAGGACCACGACATCCCCGACGCGGTCGTCGAACTCGCCGAGCAACTGCTGACCTTCCCGCGGCACCTCGGCATCCACTCTGGCGGCATGGTGCTCACCGACCGGCCCGTCGGCGAGGTGTGCCCCATCGAGCACGCCCGCATGGAGGACCGGACGGTGCTGCAGTGGGACAAGGACGACTGCGCGTGGATGGGCCTCGTGAAGTTCGACCTGCTCGGACTCGGCATGCTCGCCGCGCTCCAGTACACGTTCGACCTCGTGCGCGAGCACACGGGCGAGCACTGGGAGCTCGCGACCATCCCGAAGGAGGAGCCCGCGGTCTACGACATGCTGTGCCGCGCCGACTCGATCGGCGTGTTCCAGGTCGAGTCGCGCGCGCAGATGGGCACGCTCCCCCGGCTGAAGCCGCGCTGCTTCTACGACCTCGTCGTCGAGATCGCGCTCATCCGTCCGGGTCCGGTGCAGGGCGGCGCGGTGCACCCGTACATCCGCCGCCGCACGGGCGAAGAGCAGGTGAGCTACCTGCACCCCAAGCTCGAGCCCGTGCTCCGGCGCACGCTCGGCGTGCCGCTGTTCCAGGAGCAGCTCATGCAGATGGCCGTCGCGGTCGGCGACTGCGACGCGGCCGACGCCGACCTGCTGCGCCGCGCCATGGGCTCCAAGCGCGGTGTCGAGAAGATCGAACGGCTGCGCGCGAAGCTCTACGACGGGATGGCTCGCAACGGCATCGAGCCCGACGTCGCCGACTCGATCTACGAGAAGATCGAGGCGTTCGCGAACTTCGGCTTCGCCGAGAGCCACGCCATCAGCTTCGGGCTCCTGGTCTACGCGAGCTCATGGCTGAAGCTGCACTACCCGGCGGCGTTCCTGGCGGCCCTGCTGCGCGCGCAGCCCATGGGCTTCTACTCGCCGCACACGCTGACGGCCGATGCCCGGCGGCACGGCGTCGAGCTGCTCCGGCCCGATCTCGCGCGTTCGGGCGTGAACGCCGGGCTCGAGCCGATCGGGGCGGCGGGTTCCGATGAGCCGGCGACGGATGCCGCGGCGGAGGCGAGCGGCATCCGTCGCCCCACTGGCATGCCGGAGTGCGCCCGCGTGACGCAACCGCCCGTCGGAGAGTTCGATCGCGACGCACCCGACCGCTCGGGCGAGCACCGGCGCGATGGCGCGTTCGCCGTGCGGCTCGGGCTCGCCGACGTCACCTCCATCGGCGAGAAGGTCGCCGAGCGCATCGTGGCCGAGCGCGAGCAGCACGGCCCGTACCGCGACATGGCCGACCTGTCGCGGCGTGCCGACCTCGACGCCGCGCAGCTCGAGGCGCTCGCCGCGGCGGGCGCGTTCGAGTGCTTCGACCTGCAGCCCCGGCAGGCGCTGTGGCTCGCCGGCGAGGCCGCACAGGACCGGGCCGACTACCTGCCGGGCGCGGTCGTCGTCGTGCAGCCACCGCTGCTGCCGATCCTGAACGACGCCGAACAGGTCGTGTACGACCTCTGGGCGACGGGCATCTCCCCCGACGACCACCCGATCCGGCACGTCCGCGAGCGCCTCGACGCCCGCGGGGTCGTGCGCATCGACCTGCTGCGCGAGGCCGAGTCGGGCCGGCGCATCGAGGTCGGCGGCGTGGTCACGCACCGGCAGCGGCCGGCGACCGCGAGCGGCATCACGTTCATGAACCTGGAAGACGAGTCCGGCACCCTCAACGTGATCGCGAGCGTCGGGGTCTGGACGCGGTATCGCCGCATCGCGCGCGAGGCGCCCGCGATGGTCGTGCGCGGCATCCTCGAGCGTTCGCGCGAGGGCGTGGTCAACCTGGTCGCCGACCGGTTCGAGCCGCTCACCGTGTCGACGACGAACCGGTCGCGCGACTTCCGCTAG
- a CDS encoding M20/M25/M40 family metallo-hydrolase — MAETTPTDAPTPDANPDGAAAAVLDETAVIARDLIRFDTTNHGEGRSNGEREAAEYVEARLRAMGLDPVMHESAPRRASVVARIPGANPAKPALVLHGHLDVVPADPRNWSVDPFAGEIRDGMLWGRGAVDMKDMDAMILTAVGDILAAGRLPERELILGFFADEEAGGLYGASWLVDEHPELFVGATEAISEVGGYSITVGGTRAYLLQTGEKSLIWVRLVAHGRAAHGSRLVRENAVTALAHAIAKIGRREWPLRLTGTTRELLAAIAGALGVDPEQVAPDELALATGSASGFITATLRTTSNPTLLSAGYKHNVIPDRAEALVDIRTLPGEEDDVLAEIRELVGPDIEIQVVHRDVGLEAPTRGPLVDAVTSALRVHDPEAQVFPYLLSGGTDNKSLSRLGIAGYGFAPLRLPDGLDFPSMFHGVDERVPLDALVFGRQVLRDLLLAY; from the coding sequence ATGGCCGAGACGACCCCGACCGACGCCCCGACGCCCGACGCGAACCCGGATGGCGCGGCCGCAGCCGTCCTCGACGAGACCGCCGTCATCGCCCGAGACCTCATCCGGTTCGACACGACGAACCACGGCGAGGGCCGTTCGAACGGCGAGCGCGAGGCCGCCGAGTACGTCGAGGCGCGGCTGCGCGCCATGGGGCTCGACCCCGTGATGCACGAGTCGGCGCCGCGGCGTGCGAGCGTCGTCGCGCGCATCCCGGGGGCGAACCCGGCCAAGCCTGCGCTCGTCCTGCACGGCCACCTCGACGTGGTCCCGGCCGATCCGCGCAACTGGAGCGTCGATCCGTTCGCGGGCGAGATCCGCGACGGGATGCTGTGGGGCCGCGGCGCGGTCGACATGAAGGACATGGACGCCATGATCCTGACGGCGGTCGGCGACATCCTCGCCGCCGGACGACTGCCCGAGCGCGAGCTCATCCTGGGGTTCTTCGCCGACGAGGAGGCCGGGGGACTCTACGGCGCGAGCTGGCTGGTCGACGAGCACCCCGAGCTCTTCGTCGGCGCCACCGAGGCGATCAGCGAGGTCGGCGGCTACTCGATCACCGTCGGGGGCACGCGCGCCTACCTGCTCCAGACGGGCGAGAAGTCGCTCATCTGGGTGCGCCTGGTGGCGCACGGCCGGGCCGCGCACGGCTCCCGGCTCGTGCGCGAGAACGCGGTCACGGCCCTCGCCCATGCGATCGCGAAGATCGGCCGCCGCGAGTGGCCCCTGCGACTGACCGGCACGACGCGCGAGCTCCTCGCCGCGATCGCCGGCGCCCTCGGCGTCGATCCCGAGCAGGTCGCTCCCGACGAGCTCGCGCTGGCGACCGGATCCGCGTCGGGATTCATCACGGCGACGCTGCGTACGACCTCGAATCCGACGCTCCTGAGCGCGGGCTACAAGCACAACGTCATTCCCGACCGGGCGGAGGCGCTCGTCGACATCCGGACCCTGCCGGGCGAGGAGGACGACGTGCTCGCCGAGATCCGCGAACTCGTCGGCCCCGACATCGAGATCCAGGTCGTGCACCGCGACGTCGGCCTCGAGGCGCCGACCCGCGGCCCCCTCGTCGACGCGGTCACGTCGGCGCTGCGCGTGCACGACCCCGAGGCGCAGGTGTTCCCGTACCTGCTGAGCGGCGGCACCGACAACAAGTCGCTCTCGCGGCTGGGCATCGCGGGCTACGGGTTCGCGCCGCTGCGCCTGCCCGACGGGCTGGACTTCCCCTCGATGTTCCACGGCGTCGACGAGCGCGTGCCGCTCGACGCACTAGTCTTCGGTAGGCAGGTCCTGCGCGACCTGCTCCTCGCGTACTGA
- a CDS encoding IS481 family transposase produces MSHANAALTPRARLRLAKLVVEERWPPAIAARMFMVSPVTARKWAARYRAEGSAGMTDRSSRPHSMPTKTPPATVKQIVQLRWRRRLGPAQIAGALGMPVSTVHAVLTRCRINRLSRIDRVTGEPIRRYEHEKPGSMIHVDVTKFGNIPDGGGWRFTGKQQGDKNKAATAVRTGRTQKGHPNIGTAFLHTVIDDHSRVAYVEICHNEKADTAIAVLQRAVAWFADHGVTVERVLSDNGPAYRSNAWRDACAELGIQPKRTRPYRPQTNGKIERFHRTLADGWAYARFYRSETERRAALPGWLHFYNHHGQHSAIGAAPISRLNNLPGHHS; encoded by the coding sequence GTGTCCCACGCTAACGCTGCTCTCACTCCACGCGCCCGTCTGCGGCTCGCGAAGCTGGTCGTCGAAGAGCGGTGGCCACCGGCGATCGCGGCGAGGATGTTCATGGTCTCGCCCGTCACCGCCCGCAAGTGGGCGGCACGCTATCGCGCTGAAGGTTCGGCCGGAATGACGGACCGTTCCAGCCGCCCGCACTCGATGCCGACCAAGACGCCGCCGGCAACGGTCAAACAGATCGTGCAGCTGCGGTGGCGTCGTCGGCTCGGGCCGGCGCAGATCGCCGGCGCACTCGGGATGCCGGTCTCCACCGTGCACGCCGTGCTCACGAGATGTCGGATCAACAGGCTGTCTCGCATCGACCGGGTCACCGGGGAACCGATCCGCCGCTATGAGCACGAGAAGCCGGGCTCGATGATCCACGTCGACGTGACGAAGTTCGGCAACATCCCCGACGGCGGCGGCTGGCGGTTCACAGGCAAGCAACAAGGCGACAAGAACAAGGCGGCAACTGCGGTGCGTACCGGACGGACCCAGAAGGGACACCCGAACATCGGCACCGCGTTCCTACACACGGTGATCGATGATCACTCCCGCGTCGCCTACGTCGAGATCTGCCACAACGAGAAAGCCGACACCGCCATCGCGGTCCTGCAACGCGCAGTCGCGTGGTTCGCCGACCACGGGGTCACCGTCGAACGAGTGCTCTCAGACAACGGCCCGGCCTACCGCTCCAACGCCTGGCGTGACGCGTGCGCCGAGCTCGGCATTCAACCCAAACGGACTCGTCCCTACCGGCCGCAGACGAACGGCAAGATCGAACGATTCCACCGAACCCTCGCCGACGGATGGGCATACGCACGCTTCTACCGATCAGAGACCGAACGCCGCGCTGCGCTCCCCGGCTGGCTGCACTTCTACAATCACCACGGGCAGCACTCCGCAATCGGAGCCGCACCCATCAGCAGACTCAACAACCTGCCTGGACATCACAGCTAG
- a CDS encoding MFS transporter produces the protein MPRHTPGGTLSATRTIGAERTDREGVCIVIGAARAPLFTGTFIALTVGDLAYFTATGVAIFVLPLYVTGPLEHDEVAAGIAFGVFAVSALVLRPFAGRLADRFGRRPLLVGGALLAAACLAATAVATDLVAIIALRLAAGVAEAAFFVAGFAALADIAPTERIGEALSYNSLGLYLGIALGPLLGEALLENLGYPAAWLGASGLALLAAALVLIVGETRPSSTEHDGPFRILHRPSIPVSIGFLTSLAAVGGFLAFASLHARRVGLADPSLALFAYGGIVVVCRIAFARLPDRLPSLPLAAAALGTIATGLIFAALWQDPWGFVLGIAVMALGVTFSTPAFFSAVFATAAPSERGLASGTASAAIDLGLGIGPILLGFVAAPYGIPWAFGLAAAIAAIGAVWTLRLAGGARPQPVTTQDP, from the coding sequence ATGCCGCGGCATACGCCCGGCGGTACGCTGAGCGCGACCCGGACGATCGGTGCGGAGCGCACCGATCGCGAGGGGGTGTGCATCGTGATCGGGGCCGCACGCGCACCGCTGTTCACCGGCACGTTCATCGCCCTCACGGTCGGGGACCTCGCCTACTTCACCGCGACCGGCGTGGCGATCTTCGTGCTGCCGCTGTACGTGACCGGACCGCTGGAGCACGACGAGGTCGCCGCGGGCATCGCCTTCGGCGTCTTCGCGGTGTCCGCCCTCGTCCTCAGGCCCTTCGCGGGCCGGCTCGCCGACCGGTTCGGCCGTCGACCGCTCCTCGTCGGCGGTGCGCTGCTCGCCGCCGCCTGCCTGGCGGCGACCGCGGTCGCCACGGACCTCGTCGCGATCATCGCACTCCGACTGGCCGCAGGTGTCGCCGAGGCCGCGTTCTTCGTCGCGGGCTTCGCCGCACTCGCCGACATCGCTCCGACCGAGCGGATCGGCGAAGCGCTCTCGTACAACTCGCTCGGCCTGTACCTCGGCATCGCGCTCGGTCCGCTGCTCGGCGAGGCACTGCTCGAGAACCTCGGCTACCCCGCGGCCTGGCTGGGCGCCTCCGGGCTCGCGCTGCTCGCGGCCGCGCTCGTGCTCATCGTCGGCGAGACCCGTCCGTCGTCGACGGAGCACGACGGACCCTTCCGGATCCTCCACCGGCCGTCCATCCCGGTGTCGATCGGCTTCCTCACGTCCCTCGCCGCCGTCGGCGGGTTCCTCGCCTTCGCGTCCCTGCACGCCCGACGCGTGGGCCTCGCCGATCCGAGCCTGGCGCTGTTCGCGTACGGGGGCATCGTGGTCGTCTGCAGGATCGCGTTCGCCCGCCTGCCCGACCGGCTGCCGTCGCTGCCGCTCGCGGCGGCCGCCCTCGGCACGATCGCGACCGGCCTGATCTTTGCGGCGCTCTGGCAGGATCCATGGGGGTTCGTGCTCGGTATCGCGGTCATGGCCCTCGGCGTCACCTTCAGCACGCCCGCGTTCTTCTCCGCGGTCTTCGCGACGGCGGCGCCGTCGGAGCGGGGGCTCGCGTCGGGAACAGCGAGTGCCGCCATCGACCTCGGACTCGGGATCGGGCCGATCCTCCTCGGCTTCGTGGCCGCACCGTACGGCATCCCCTGGGCGTTCGGGCTCGCTGCGGCGATCGCCGCGATCGGTGCGGTCTGGACGCTCCGCCTCGCGGGCGGCGCGCGTCCTCAGCCGGTGACGACCCAGGATCCGTGA